One segment of Erigeron canadensis isolate Cc75 chromosome 2, C_canadensis_v1, whole genome shotgun sequence DNA contains the following:
- the LOC122586368 gene encoding splicing factor U2af large subunit B-like isoform X3, whose translation MIGQVPGTTPTIPGMFQNMFPLAPGQFAGLPVMPVQAMTQQATRHARRVYVGGLSPTANEQSVATFFSHVMSAIGGNTAGPGDAVVNVYINHEKKFAFVEMRSVEEASNAMALDGIIFEGAPVKVRRPSDYNPSLAATLGPSQPNPNLNLAAVGLTPGSAGGLEGPDRIFVGGLPYYFTEAQVRELLESFGALRGFDLVKDRETGNSKGYAFCVYQDLSVTDIACAALNGIKMGDKTLTVRRANQGQTQPKPEQESVLLHAQQQIALQKFMLQPGAMVAPATKVLSLTQVVTEEELINDEDYEDILEDMKIECGKFGDLVNVVIPRPNPNGEPVAGVGKVFLEYADTEGSTKARAGLNGRKFGGNQVVASFYPEHKFNQGEYDG comes from the exons GTCAGGTCCCTGGGACCACCCCAACCATTCCTGGAATGTTCCAAAACATGTTCCCGTTGGCACCTGGCCAG TTTGCAGGTCTTCCTGTTATGCCAGTTCAGGCAATGACTCAGCAG GCCACTAGACATGCACGACGGGTTTATGTTGGTGGACTTTCTCCAACCGCTAATGAACAG TCTGTAGCGACCTTTTTTAGTCATGTTATGTCTGCAATTGGTGGAAATACTGCTGGTCCAG GTGATGCTGTTGTCAATGTTTACATTAATCATGAAAAGAAGTTTGCTTTTGTGGAGATGAGATCTGTCGAGGAAGCCAGTAATGCAATGGCTTTGGATGGCATTATATTTGAG GGAGCACCTGTGAAGGTTCGGAGACCAAGTGATTACAATCCCTCCCTAGCTGCTACTCTCGGTCCAAGTCAACCTAACCCCAACCTGAACCTAGCTGCCGTTGGGCTAACCCCTGGTTCAGCTGGTGGGCTTGAGGGTCCTGACCGCATATTTGTGGGTGGGCTTCCTTATTATTTTACAGAGGCTCAAGTCAGGGAGTTATTGGAGTCTTTTGGGGCTCTTCGGGGCTTTGATCTTGTGAAAGACAGAGAGACTGGCAATTCTAAAGGTTATGCGTTCTGTGTATATCAGGATTTATCTGTCACAGATATTGCTTGTGCAGCTCTTAATGGTATCAAGATGGGTGACAAAACCCTTACGGTTAGACGGGCTAACCAAGGTCAAACTCAACCAAAGCCGGAGCAGGAGAGCGTATTGTTACATGCACAACAACAAATTGCATTGCAG AAATTTATGTTGCAACCTGGGGCAATGGTTGCACCTGCCACCAAGGTTTTATCTTTAACCCAAGTTGTTACCGAAGAGGAGCTTAtaaatgatgaagattatgaagaCATACTGGAAGACATGAAAATAGAATGTGGAAAATTCG GTGATCTAGTTAATGTGGTCATTCCACGTCCAAATCCTAACGGTGAACCAGTAGCAGGCGTTGGCAAG GTTTTCTTGGAGTATGCCGACACTGAAGGCTCAACTAAAGCTAGGGCAGGATTGAATGGAAGGAAGTTCGGTGGTAACCAAGTCGTGGCTAGCTTTTATCCGGAACACAAGTTCAACCAGGGAGAGTATGATGGATAG
- the LOC122586368 gene encoding splicing factor U2af large subunit B-like isoform X4 has translation MFQNMFPLAPGQFAGLPVMPVQAMTQQATRHARRVYVGGLSPTANEQSVATFFSHVMSAIGGNTAGPGDAVVNVYINHEKKFAFVEMRSVEEASNAMALDGIIFEGAPVKVRRPSDYNPSLAATLGPSQPNPNLNLAAVGLTPGSAGGLEGPDRIFVGGLPYYFTEAQVRELLESFGALRGFDLVKDRETGNSKGYAFCVYQDLSVTDIACAALNGIKMGDKTLTVRRANQGQTQPKPEQESVLLHAQQQIALQKFMLQPGAMVAPATKVLSLTQVVTEEELINDEDYEDILEDMKIECGKFGDLVNVVIPRPNPNGEPVAGVGKVFLEYADTEGSTKARAGLNGRKFGGNQVVASFYPEHKFNQGEYDG, from the exons ATGTTCCAAAACATGTTCCCGTTGGCACCTGGCCAG TTTGCAGGTCTTCCTGTTATGCCAGTTCAGGCAATGACTCAGCAG GCCACTAGACATGCACGACGGGTTTATGTTGGTGGACTTTCTCCAACCGCTAATGAACAG TCTGTAGCGACCTTTTTTAGTCATGTTATGTCTGCAATTGGTGGAAATACTGCTGGTCCAG GTGATGCTGTTGTCAATGTTTACATTAATCATGAAAAGAAGTTTGCTTTTGTGGAGATGAGATCTGTCGAGGAAGCCAGTAATGCAATGGCTTTGGATGGCATTATATTTGAG GGAGCACCTGTGAAGGTTCGGAGACCAAGTGATTACAATCCCTCCCTAGCTGCTACTCTCGGTCCAAGTCAACCTAACCCCAACCTGAACCTAGCTGCCGTTGGGCTAACCCCTGGTTCAGCTGGTGGGCTTGAGGGTCCTGACCGCATATTTGTGGGTGGGCTTCCTTATTATTTTACAGAGGCTCAAGTCAGGGAGTTATTGGAGTCTTTTGGGGCTCTTCGGGGCTTTGATCTTGTGAAAGACAGAGAGACTGGCAATTCTAAAGGTTATGCGTTCTGTGTATATCAGGATTTATCTGTCACAGATATTGCTTGTGCAGCTCTTAATGGTATCAAGATGGGTGACAAAACCCTTACGGTTAGACGGGCTAACCAAGGTCAAACTCAACCAAAGCCGGAGCAGGAGAGCGTATTGTTACATGCACAACAACAAATTGCATTGCAG AAATTTATGTTGCAACCTGGGGCAATGGTTGCACCTGCCACCAAGGTTTTATCTTTAACCCAAGTTGTTACCGAAGAGGAGCTTAtaaatgatgaagattatgaagaCATACTGGAAGACATGAAAATAGAATGTGGAAAATTCG GTGATCTAGTTAATGTGGTCATTCCACGTCCAAATCCTAACGGTGAACCAGTAGCAGGCGTTGGCAAG GTTTTCTTGGAGTATGCCGACACTGAAGGCTCAACTAAAGCTAGGGCAGGATTGAATGGAAGGAAGTTCGGTGGTAACCAAGTCGTGGCTAGCTTTTATCCGGAACACAAGTTCAACCAGGGAGAGTATGATGGATAG
- the LOC122588410 gene encoding splicing factor U2af large subunit B-like produces MFQNMSSDQFKALPVMPVQATRHARRVYIGGLSSTVNEQSVATFFSHVMSAIGGNTAGSGDAVVNVYINYEKKFAFVEMRSVEEASNAMALDGIIFEGAPVKVRRPTDYNPSLAATLGPSQPSPNLNLAAVGLTPGSAGGLEGPDRIFVGGIPNYITKTQMQELLESFGPLRGFEIVKDRETGYSKGYAFCVYKDISVTDIACAYLNGIKMGNKTLTVRRANQVQIQLKPEQESVLLHAQQQIALQKFMLLPGAIGTSPTKVLSLSQVIAEDELLNDESYEEIMEDMKIECGKFGTLVNVVIPRPNTDGEPVSGVGKVFLEYADTESSMKARVGLNGRKFDRNQVIVSFYPENKFNMREYDDE; encoded by the exons ATGTTCCAAAACATGTCATCTGACCAG TTTAAAGCTCTTCCTGTTATGCCAGTTCAGGCAACTAGACATGCAAGGCGAGTTTACATTGGGGGCCTTTCTTCAACTGTCAATGAACAG TCTGTGGCAACCTTTTTCAGTCATGTTATGTCTGCAATTGGTGGAAATACTGCTGGTTCCGGTGATGCTGTTGTCAATGTTTACATTAATTATGAGAAGAAGTTTGCTTTTGTGGAGATGAGATCTGTTGAGGAGGCCAGTAATGCAATGGCTTTGGATGGCATAATATTTGAG GGAGCACCTGTGAAGGTTCGGAGACCAACTGATTACAATCCATCCCTAGCTGCTACTCTTGGTCCAAGTCAGCCTAGCCCCAATCTGAACCTAGCTGCTGTTGGACTAACCCCTGGTTCAGCTGGTGGGCTAGAGGGTCCTGATCGCATATTTGTGGGTGGGATTCCTAATTATATCACAAAGACGCAAATGCAGGAGCTACTGGAATCTTTTGGGCCTCTTCGGGGATTTGAAATTGTGAAAGACAGAGAAACTGGCTACTCTAAAGGTTATGCGTTCTGTGTATATAAAGATATATCTGTTACAGATATTGCTTGCGCATATCTTAATGGTATCAAGATGGGTAACAAAACCCTTACGGTTAGACGGGCTAACCAAGTTCAAATTCAACTTAAGCCTGAGCAGGAGAGTGTACTATTACATGCGCAACAACAAATTGCATTGCAG AAATTTATGTTGCTACCTGGAGCAATTGGCACATCTCCCACCAAGGTTTTATCTTTATCCCAAGTTATAGCTGAAGATGAGCTCCTAAATGATGAAAGTTATGAAGAAATAATGGAAGACATGAAAATAGAATGTGGAAAATTCG GTACTTTAGTGAACGTCGTCATTCCACGCCCAAACACCGATGGTGAGCCAGTTTCAGGGGTTGGTAAG GTTTTCTTGGAGTATGCGGACACAGAAAGTTCAATGAAAGCACGTGTTGGATTGAATGGAAGAAAGTTTGATAGGAACCAAGTGATTGTGAGCTTTTACCCAGAGAATAAGTTCAATATGAGGGAGTATGATGATGAATAA